A window from Purpureocillium takamizusanense chromosome 3, complete sequence encodes these proteins:
- the GRR1 gene encoding SCF ubiquitin ligase complex subunit (COG:S~EggNog:ENOG503NYMA~BUSCO:EOG09260GOF): MATRSARPTDDQDDSRSSSSTTSPAPADNEESDFFLGANDSQSSLGVPNFQDMQVDDACWPPVSRLPNEILISIFAKLSASSDLYHCMLVSKRWARNAVDLLWHRPACTNWRNHSSICQTLGLEHPFFSYRDFIKRLNLASLADRVNDGSVQPLAVCTRVERLTLTNCRGLTDSGLISLVENSASLLALDISNDKNITEQSINAIAEHCRRLQGLNISGCEAISNESMITLAQSCKYIKRLKLNECGQLRDNAILAFAEHCPNILEIDLYQCFQIGNGPVTALLSRGNCLRELRLASCDLIDDNAFLSLPEGQTYEHLRILDLTSCTRLTDAAVAKIIDAAPRLRNLVLAKCRNITDAAVNAISKLGKNLHYVHLGHCGQITDEGVKKLVGSCNRIRYIDLGCCTNLTDDSVKRLAMLPKLKRIGLVKCSSITDDSVFALAEAAFRPRVRRDASGVFIGGEYYASSLERVHLSYCVNLTLRSVMRLLNSCPRLTHLSLTGVAAFQRDDFQAFCRVAPPEFTQHQRDVFCVFSGSMVSQFREFLNTSSRFQELRDSLPYRSGGSRARGAAARRSNAMASNLPTAEGEGFDDEMADEENDFEGMDGSEMVVDAQAQNQHQHGLQHNPPLPQAAPTIPIPPPAPSLSQHPFTDAGPGNPVPAHPYAYHPSAYHPPAPLGPLAFSSFISNESASGAPPLSAHGHMSASMAPLSTVPSPPSLTASTANGPPTTASTAPVQWPYHQDPLGE; encoded by the exons ATGGCTACTCGATCGGCTCGCCCGACAGACGACCAGGACGACTCCCgttcgtcctcgtcaaccacgtcgcccgccccggccgacAACGAGGAGTCCGACTTCTTCCTGGGCGCCAACGACTCCCAGTCGTCTCTCGGAGTGCCCAACTTCCAGGACATGCAGGTTGACGATGCCTGTTGGCCCCCGGTCAGCCGGCTGCCCAACGAGATTCTCATCAGCATCTTCGCCAAGCTAAGCGCCTCGTCCGACCTGTACCACTGCATGCTTGTCTCAAAACGCTGGGCTAGGAACGCAGTCGACCTCTTGTGGCACAGGCCTGCATGTACAAATTGGCGCAACCACAGTAGCATCTGCCAGACGCTGGGCCTCGAGCACCCCTTCTTCTCGTATCGCGACTTTATCAAGCGTCTGAACCTCGCTTCTCTCGCTGATAGGGTCAACGATGGCAGCGtccagccgctcgccgtctgTACCAGGGTTGAACGCCTGACCTTGACCAACTGTCGCGGCCTCACCGACTCTGGTCTCATTTCTCTCGTCGAGAATAGCGCGtccctgctcgccctcgacatcTCCAACGACAAAAACATTACGGAGCAGtccatcaacgccatcgctGAACACTGCAGGCGACTGCAGGGGCTCAATATATCTGGATGCGAGGCCATTTCCAACGAGAGCATGATCACGCTTGCGCAGAGCTGCAAGTACATCAAGCGG TTGAAACTCAACGAGTgcggccagctccgcgacAACGCGATCCTCGCCTTTGCCGAACACTGCCCGAATATTCTCGAGATTGATTTGTACCAGTGTTTTCAGATTGGCAACGGCCCCGTGACGGCTTTGCTCTCCAGAGGCAACTGTTTGCGCGAGCTTCGCCTTGCCAGTTGcgacctcatcgacgacaacgccttCCTGAGCCTGCCTGAGGGCCAGACATACGAGCATTTGCGGATCCTCGACTTGACATCCTGCACGAGGCTCActgacgcggccgtcgccaagatAATtgatgccgcgccgcgcctgcgcaacctcgtcctcgccaagtGTCGCAACATCACCGATGCAGCCGTAAATGCCATCTCAAAACTTGGTAAGAACCTGCACTACGTGCATCTCGGCCACTGCGGACAAATCACGGACGAAGGAGTCAAGAAGCTCGTTGGCTCTTGCAATCGCATCCGTTATATCGACCTGGGATGCTGCACCAATCTGACAGACGACTCCGTGAAGCGTCTGGCGATGCTTCCCAAGTTGAAGAGAATAGGGCTGGTAAAGTGCAGTTCAATCACCGATGATAGTGTCTTTGCGCTCGCAGAAGCTGCGTTCCGACCTCGCGTGCGACGAGATGCCAGTGGGGTATTTATTGGCGGGGAGTACTACGCATCGAGCCTCGAGAGAGTTCACTTGAGCTACTGCGTGAATCTGACGCTCAGG AGCGTTATGCGGCTTCTCAATTCGTGCCCCCGGCTCACGCACCTAAGCCTGACAGGCGTTGCTGCATTCCAGCGCGACGATTTCCAGGCGTTTTGTCGCGTGGCGCCTCCTG AGTTCACACAACACCAGCGGGACGTCTTTTGTGTCTTCTCTGGAAGCATGGTGTCACAGTTTCGCGAGTTCCTCAACACCTCCTCGCGATTTCAAGAGTTGCGAGATAGCCTGCCCTATCGCTCGGGTGGGAGCCGCGCCCGAGGGGCTGCCGCTCGTCGATCCAACGCCATGGCTAGCAACTTGCccaccgccgagggcgaaggttttgacgacgagatggccgacgaggagaacgATTTCGAGGGCATGGATGGAAGCGAAATGGTCGTGGACGCGCAGGCCCAGaaccagcaccagcacgggCTGCAACATAACCCCCCTCTGCCGCAGGCAGCACCGACGATACCCATTCCGCCCCCAGCCCCAAGCCTGAGCCAGCACCCATTCACCGACGCGGGACCCGGAAATCCTGTACCTGCCCATCCCTATGCGTACCATCCATCTGCGTACCACCCGCCGGCCCCTTTGGGCCCCTTGGCCTTCTCCAGCTTCATCAGCAACGAGTCAGCCAGCGGGGCACCGCCTCTTAGTGCCCATGGGCACATGTCGGCCAGCATGGCTCCTCTGAGCACCGTGCCGAGTCCGCCGTCTCTAACGGCAAGCACTGCCAAcgggccgccgacgacggcgagcacggcgcctGTGCAGTGGCCATATCACCAGGACCCGCTTGGAGAATAG